A region from the Oncorhynchus keta strain PuntledgeMale-10-30-2019 chromosome 5, Oket_V2, whole genome shotgun sequence genome encodes:
- the LOC118372560 gene encoding serine/threonine-protein phosphatase alpha-2 isoform-like isoform X1, whose amino-acid sequence MAEPDKLNIDSIIQRLLEVKGSRPGKNVQLTENEIRGLCLKSREIFLSQPILLELEAPLKICGDVHGQYYDLLRLFEYGGFPPESNYLFLGDYVDRGKQSLETICLLLAYKVKYPENFFLLRGNHECASINRIYGFYDECKRRYNIKLWKTFTDCFNCLPVAAIVDEKIFCCHGGLSPDLQSMEQVRRVMRPTDVPDQGLLCDLLWADPDKDVLGWGENDRGVSFTFGADVVAKFLHKHDMDLICRAHQVVEDGYEFFAKRQLVTLFSAPNYCGEFDNAGAMMSVDETLMCSFQILKPADKKLYSYGGGGGMGSGRPSPRHGIPPKAERPRNNTHWTPPSLNQAPPPPPYSFSTSLLFPSSPNSNKADST is encoded by the exons tTAAGGGCTCTCGGCCAGGCAAGAACGTTCAGCTGACAGAGAACGAGATCCGTGGCCTTTGCCTCAAGTCTCGCGAAATCTTCCTCAGCCAGCCAATCCTGCTCGAGCTTGAGGCACCACTCAAGATCTGCG GTGACGTTCACGGTCAGTACTACGACCTGCTGCGGCTGTTTGAGTACGGAGGTTTCCCCCCGGAGAGCAACTACCTGTTCCTAGGGGACTACGTGGACCGAGGGAAGCAGTCCCTGGAGACCATTTGCTTGCTTCTGGCCTACAAGGTCAAATACCCAGAGAACTTCTTCTTGCTGCGCGGCAACCACGAGTGTGCCTCCATTAACCGTATCTATGGCTTTTATGACGAGT GTAAGAGACGGTATAACATCAAGCTGTGGAAGACGTTCACAGACTGCTTCAACTGTTTACCCGTGGCTGCCATTGTAGATGAGAAGATCTTCTGCTGCCATGGAG GCctctctccagacctccagtCCATGGAGCAGGTGCGCAGAGTGATGCGACCCACAGATGTGCCTGACCAGGGCCTGCTGTGTGACCTGCTTTGGGCCGACCCAGACAAAGATGTCCTGGGCTGGGGCGAGAATGACCGCGGGGTCTCTTTCACATTCGGGGCAGACGTGGTGGCCAAATTTCTGCACAAACACGACATGGACCTTATATGCAGGGCACATCAG GTGGTAGAAGACGGTTACGAGTTCTTTGCAAAGAGACAGCTTGTTACTCTGTTCTCTGCCCCGAACTACTGTGGAGAGTTTGATAATGCCGGTGCCATGATGAGTGTGGATGAGACCCTCATGTGTTCCTTTCAG ATTCTCAAGCCAGCGGATAAGAAGCTCTACTCttatggtggaggtggaggaatggGATCTGGACGCCCGTCACCCCGCCACGGAATTCCGCCAAAGGCGGAAAGGCCAAGAAATAACACCCACTGGACCCCCCCCTCCCTGAACCAagcaccccccccacccccatactctttctctacctccctacTTTTCCCCTCATCACCAAACAGCAACAAAGCAGACAGTACCTAG